Proteins found in one Herbiconiux sp. A18JL235 genomic segment:
- a CDS encoding alpha/beta hydrolase — translation MTIETDTSTASGASAAPGGSAGSHHPAPPPFDAELAAALEFVGQMIPPTLLPEHIPLFRQGMADPTLDEQIAAVGAVHEERTIAGHEGDEIVVSIFRPAVPTAAGPGIYHLHGGGMIIGDRFGGVQSFLPYVASHGAVIVSVEYRLAPEFPDPYPVEDCYAGLVWTAEHADELGIDPSRLVVAGASAGGGLAAGVTLMARDRRGPGLRASLLIYPMLDDRNQTVSSHQLQGIGVWDRTSNDTGWDALLGDRRHTDAVSSYAAPARATDLSGLPPTFIDVGSAEVFRDEDVDYASRIWQAGGVCELHVWPGGFHGFDALAPQAQLSIAMVAARNAWLTRMIEG, via the coding sequence ATGACCATCGAGACCGACACATCCACCGCATCCGGAGCATCCGCTGCGCCCGGCGGCTCGGCCGGCTCGCACCACCCGGCGCCACCGCCGTTCGACGCCGAGCTGGCCGCCGCGCTGGAGTTCGTGGGGCAGATGATCCCGCCGACCCTGCTTCCCGAGCACATCCCGCTGTTCCGGCAGGGGATGGCCGACCCGACGCTCGACGAGCAGATCGCGGCGGTGGGGGCGGTGCACGAGGAACGCACCATCGCGGGGCACGAGGGCGACGAGATCGTGGTGTCGATCTTCCGGCCCGCGGTGCCCACGGCGGCGGGGCCCGGGATCTACCATCTGCACGGCGGGGGCATGATCATCGGCGACCGTTTCGGGGGCGTGCAGAGCTTTCTGCCCTACGTGGCGAGCCACGGTGCCGTCATCGTGTCGGTCGAGTACCGGCTCGCGCCCGAGTTCCCCGACCCGTACCCGGTGGAGGACTGCTACGCCGGCCTCGTCTGGACGGCCGAGCACGCCGACGAGCTGGGCATCGATCCCTCGCGCCTCGTCGTGGCGGGAGCGAGCGCCGGTGGCGGACTCGCCGCGGGAGTCACGCTGATGGCCCGGGATCGTCGCGGCCCCGGACTGCGGGCGTCGCTTCTCATCTACCCCATGCTCGACGACCGCAACCAGACGGTCTCCTCGCACCAGCTGCAGGGCATCGGCGTGTGGGACCGCACCAGCAACGACACCGGGTGGGACGCCCTGCTCGGCGACCGCCGACACACCGACGCCGTCTCGAGCTACGCCGCGCCGGCGCGCGCCACCGACCTCTCGGGGCTGCCGCCGACCTTCATCGACGTGGGCAGCGCCGAGGTGTTCCGCGACGAGGACGTCGACTACGCCAGCCGCATCTGGCAGGCAGGCGGGGTGTGCGAGCTGCACGTCTGGCCCGGCGGGTTCCACGGCTTCGACGCGCTCGCTCCGCAGGCGCAGCTGTCGATCGCCATGGTCGCCGCCCGCAACGCCTGGCTGACGCGGATGATCGAGGGGTGA
- a CDS encoding NUDIX domain-containing protein — translation MARTDALYGSVTRNGVVLNHLGRAGRAEVPERSAGILPYRRRGGGDGDGIGGIGGIGVEVFLGHMGGPYWAKKDARGWSVVKGLVEEGESELDAALREFEEETGHPLPGAGAGAGASAGAGSVAGAGSVAGADAWSGAGAGLQRLGEFRQPSGKRVTVFVVEIDELPPLEGGSVFELEWPPRSGRMQSFPEIDRLEWFTLEVAAEKLVAGQLPVLDALREHLAAGG, via the coding sequence TTGGCGAGAACCGACGCCCTCTACGGCTCGGTCACCCGGAATGGTGTCGTTCTGAACCATCTCGGCCGGGCGGGGAGGGCTGAGGTGCCCGAGCGGAGCGCGGGCATCCTGCCGTATCGCCGGCGTGGGGGCGGCGACGGGGACGGGATCGGTGGGATCGGTGGGATCGGCGTCGAGGTGTTCCTCGGGCACATGGGTGGGCCGTACTGGGCGAAGAAGGATGCGCGCGGCTGGTCGGTGGTGAAGGGGCTCGTCGAGGAGGGGGAGTCTGAGCTCGACGCGGCGCTGCGGGAGTTCGAGGAGGAGACCGGGCACCCTCTGCCCGGGGCCGGGGCCGGGGCCGGGGCAAGCGCAGGCGCCGGTTCGGTGGCCGGCGCCGGTTCGGTGGCCGGGGCCGACGCCTGGTCCGGGGCGGGCGCGGGGCTCCAGCGGCTGGGCGAGTTCCGGCAGCCGTCGGGCAAGCGGGTGACGGTGTTCGTCGTCGAGATCGATGAGCTGCCTCCGCTCGAGGGCGGAAGTGTCTTCGAGCTCGAGTGGCCACCGCGCTCGGGCCGGATGCAGAGCTTCCCCGAGATCGACCGCCTCGAGTGGTTCACCCTCGAGGTCGCTGCCGAGAAGCTCGTCGCGGGTCAGCTGCCGGTGCTCGACGCGCTGCGCGAGCACCTGGCCGCGGGCGGATGA
- the aroQ gene encoding gamma subclass chorismate mutase AroQ produces MTETTQPTAASVRRLRAVAPAAVLVLAALAGCTPTGPSPATSASTPAPTTAPTPTADAIPSAAFDPVLTLLVERLNAAPDVAASKFFSGQPVTDEAREQAVLQAAGDAATAAGADPAYVRDVFADQIAASKAVQEALLAEWRSGETPAPTEAPDLATQVRPVLDRITTELVPALAAAEDYRGADGCGAAVGEAVATASPQLAPSANGALAIATASLCD; encoded by the coding sequence GTGACCGAGACGACACAGCCCACTGCCGCATCCGTTCGCCGTCTGCGCGCAGTCGCGCCCGCGGCGGTGCTCGTGCTGGCGGCGCTCGCGGGCTGCACGCCCACCGGCCCGAGCCCGGCGACGAGTGCGTCGACCCCCGCTCCCACCACCGCCCCGACCCCTACGGCCGACGCCATCCCCTCCGCCGCCTTCGACCCCGTGCTCACGCTCCTCGTCGAGCGCCTCAACGCCGCCCCCGACGTGGCGGCGTCGAAGTTCTTCAGCGGTCAGCCCGTCACCGACGAAGCCCGCGAGCAGGCCGTGCTGCAGGCGGCGGGAGACGCGGCGACCGCGGCGGGGGCCGACCCCGCGTACGTGCGCGACGTCTTCGCCGACCAGATCGCCGCGAGCAAGGCAGTGCAGGAGGCGCTGCTCGCCGAGTGGCGTTCGGGCGAGACACCGGCGCCCACCGAGGCGCCCGACCTGGCCACCCAGGTACGCCCTGTGCTCGACCGCATCACCACCGAACTGGTGCCGGCGCTCGCCGCCGCCGAGGACTACCGCGGAGCGGACGGATGCGGCGCCGCCGTCGGCGAGGCCGTCGCCACCGCCTCGCCCCAGCTGGCCCCCTCGGCGAACGGCGCCCTGGCCATCGCCACCGCGAGCCTCTGCGACTGA
- a CDS encoding amidohydrolase family protein has product MSDTLKPQPGQPIVFRNGIVLTMDDAHTVIPKGDVLVVDGKIAEVGVDLSAPEGAFEIDASGGILMPGMIDTHRHMWQTAMRGYGADWTLTQYFVWYYLEHGMKFRPQDVAAGNLISALDAVESGVTTSVDWSHGLRTPEHGEAALEALASSPGRFVLAYGNLAAAPWEWTQDPEVRRLVERARDDSRLFGAQLAFDVPAAEESFPERAAFEAARELGVGVTTHAGVWGATNDTGIRRMYENKVMDPGTVYVHAATLNDESYQMIAGTGGTVSLSTESEQTCGQGYPPAHALRRFGIQGSLSVDTSVWFSADMFSAMRSTIGADRSLEHLHAHEKNETITHAMLRVEDVVDWATRGGAKALGKFDQVGSLEAGKLADIVLIKNDDSPTMTPIVNPYGHVVYQAGRGDVHTVLVGGEAVKFDGKLTGGHLPDVRAKLEDTVSYLQSELGDATWKAGMNPEIPEVEILSNPYQYLKEDAGHSH; this is encoded by the coding sequence ATGTCCGACACCCTGAAGCCGCAACCCGGCCAGCCCATCGTGTTCCGCAACGGCATCGTCTTGACGATGGACGACGCGCACACGGTGATCCCGAAGGGCGACGTTCTCGTCGTCGACGGGAAGATCGCCGAGGTGGGCGTCGACCTCAGCGCGCCGGAGGGCGCCTTCGAGATCGACGCGTCCGGAGGCATCCTCATGCCCGGCATGATCGACACGCACCGCCACATGTGGCAGACCGCCATGCGCGGCTACGGCGCAGACTGGACCCTCACCCAGTACTTCGTCTGGTACTACCTCGAGCACGGCATGAAGTTCCGCCCGCAGGACGTCGCGGCGGGCAACCTCATCTCGGCGCTCGACGCCGTGGAGTCGGGCGTCACCACGAGCGTGGACTGGTCGCACGGCCTCCGCACCCCCGAGCACGGCGAGGCGGCCCTCGAGGCGCTCGCCTCCTCGCCCGGCCGGTTCGTGCTCGCCTACGGCAACCTCGCCGCCGCCCCGTGGGAGTGGACGCAAGACCCCGAGGTGCGCCGCCTGGTCGAGCGCGCCCGCGACGACTCGCGTCTGTTCGGCGCACAGCTCGCCTTCGACGTGCCGGCCGCCGAGGAGTCATTCCCCGAGCGCGCCGCCTTCGAGGCAGCGCGCGAGCTCGGTGTGGGTGTCACCACCCACGCGGGTGTGTGGGGTGCGACGAACGACACCGGCATCCGTCGTATGTACGAGAACAAGGTGATGGACCCGGGCACCGTCTACGTGCACGCCGCCACCCTGAACGACGAGTCGTACCAGATGATCGCCGGCACCGGCGGCACGGTGTCGCTCTCGACCGAGAGCGAGCAGACCTGCGGCCAGGGCTACCCGCCCGCGCACGCGCTCCGCCGCTTCGGCATCCAGGGCTCGCTGTCGGTCGACACCAGCGTGTGGTTCAGCGCCGACATGTTCTCGGCGATGCGCTCCACCATCGGTGCCGACCGTTCGCTCGAGCACCTGCACGCGCACGAGAAGAACGAGACCATCACCCACGCCATGCTGCGCGTGGAGGACGTCGTCGACTGGGCGACCCGCGGCGGCGCCAAGGCGCTCGGCAAGTTCGACCAGGTGGGCAGCCTCGAGGCGGGCAAGCTCGCCGACATCGTGCTCATCAAGAACGACGACTCCCCCACCATGACGCCGATCGTGAACCCCTACGGCCACGTCGTGTACCAGGCCGGCCGCGGCGACGTGCACACGGTGCTGGTGGGCGGCGAGGCCGTGAAGTTCGACGGCAAGCTGACCGGCGGGCACCTGCCCGACGTGCGCGCGAAGCTCGAGGACACGGTCTCGTACCTGCAGTCGGAGCTCGGCGACGCCACCTGGAAGGCGGGGATGAACCCCGAGATCCCCGAGGTCGAGATCCTCTCGAACCCCTACCAGTACCTCAAGGAGGACGCGGGGCACAGCCACTAG
- a CDS encoding SDR family NAD(P)-dependent oxidoreductase: protein MSEKTIVVVGGTSGIGLEIAKDSIERGDRVVITGRDQARTEEIAASLGPAASGVALDISEPRTIAGQLESIGQVHGLVLAAIERDANTIRDYDIERAIRLVTLKLVGYAETVHALLDRLDPSVDTGIVLFGGRAKDLPYPGSTTVSSINGGVTGLINTLALELAPIRVNALHPGIIGDSPFWANKPEGVLDGYESRTPGGKLATMADVVDATQFLLRNRGVSAVNLYVDRGWSIT from the coding sequence GTGAGCGAAAAGACCATCGTCGTCGTCGGAGGCACCTCCGGTATCGGCTTGGAGATCGCCAAGGACAGCATCGAGCGCGGAGACCGTGTCGTCATCACGGGCCGCGACCAGGCGCGCACCGAGGAGATCGCCGCCTCGCTCGGCCCGGCGGCCTCAGGCGTCGCCCTCGACATCTCGGAACCCCGCACCATCGCCGGCCAGCTCGAGTCGATCGGCCAGGTGCACGGGCTGGTGCTCGCCGCGATTGAGCGCGACGCGAACACCATCCGCGACTACGACATCGAGCGGGCCATCCGACTGGTGACCCTCAAGCTCGTCGGCTACGCCGAGACCGTGCACGCTCTGCTCGACCGGCTCGACCCGAGCGTCGACACCGGCATCGTGCTGTTCGGCGGCCGCGCGAAAGACCTCCCGTACCCGGGCTCAACCACCGTCTCGTCGATCAACGGCGGCGTGACCGGCCTCATCAACACCCTCGCCCTCGAGCTCGCGCCCATCCGCGTGAACGCCCTCCACCCGGGCATCATCGGCGACAGCCCGTTCTGGGCGAACAAGCCCGAGGGCGTTCTCGACGGCTACGAGAGCCGCACCCCGGGCGGGAAGCTCGCCACCATGGCCGACGTCGTCGACGCGACGCAGTTCCTGCTGCGCAACCGCGGCGTCTCGGCCGTGAACCTCTACGTCGACCGTGGTTGGTCGATCACCTGA
- a CDS encoding acyl-CoA dehydrogenase family protein translates to MTSTQVAGVAPAPSPAHSHDELLALDPQALEERLVSAARGMRDEIISYSAEGQRITHIPEALHHRFEEEGFYLMYIPRAHGGLEVPPVTFFKVVQEIARADMGIGWSFCLSANHALMFANWFPAEIHEEVYDGGNFRAASMYAPTVKATPVDGGYQLDGVVNYCSGIPWSTYFLGQCMLPGKAENGGPRVGLYIAPKETFEILDDWGTTIGLNSSGSNSIRFDGTFLPERFMVEDANLIDYGFDGDSPGSAAYGNSMYSARHMSSFGLALAVLTLGGAYAALDEYESLMTTRKTTIPPFVSRSQDPDFLRYFGGAIAKLATAEAATYKALEMWQDAARDNVAGVAPFSDRTDALLGAIGREVIIQTWEVVERDLYRTIGSTASKKGERFELIFRDMAQAAGHRNPQLRDATFQMIARQTLAAAADA, encoded by the coding sequence ATGACTTCGACCCAGGTGGCCGGTGTTGCCCCCGCGCCGTCGCCGGCGCACAGCCACGACGAATTGCTGGCCCTCGATCCGCAGGCTCTCGAGGAGAGACTGGTCTCCGCCGCCCGCGGGATGCGGGACGAGATCATCTCCTACTCGGCCGAGGGGCAGCGCATCACCCACATCCCCGAGGCGCTTCACCACCGCTTCGAGGAGGAGGGTTTCTACCTGATGTACATCCCTCGCGCCCACGGCGGCCTCGAGGTGCCCCCGGTGACGTTCTTCAAGGTCGTGCAGGAGATCGCTCGGGCCGACATGGGCATCGGCTGGAGCTTCTGCCTGTCGGCGAACCACGCGCTGATGTTCGCCAACTGGTTCCCGGCGGAGATCCACGAAGAGGTGTACGACGGCGGCAACTTCCGCGCCGCGTCGATGTACGCGCCGACCGTGAAGGCGACCCCGGTCGACGGCGGCTACCAGCTCGACGGGGTGGTCAACTACTGCTCGGGCATCCCGTGGTCGACCTACTTCCTCGGCCAGTGCATGCTGCCGGGCAAGGCTGAGAACGGCGGCCCGCGGGTGGGCCTCTACATCGCGCCGAAGGAGACCTTCGAGATCCTCGACGACTGGGGCACCACCATCGGTCTCAACTCCTCTGGCTCGAACAGCATCCGCTTCGACGGCACCTTCCTGCCCGAGCGCTTCATGGTCGAGGACGCCAACCTCATCGACTACGGCTTCGACGGCGACAGCCCCGGATCGGCCGCCTACGGCAACTCGATGTACTCGGCGCGCCACATGAGCTCGTTCGGCCTGGCGCTCGCGGTGCTCACCCTCGGCGGCGCGTACGCGGCGCTCGACGAGTACGAGTCGCTCATGACCACCCGCAAGACGACGATCCCGCCCTTCGTCTCCCGCAGTCAAGACCCCGACTTCCTGCGCTACTTCGGCGGCGCCATCGCGAAGCTCGCCACCGCGGAGGCCGCCACCTACAAGGCGCTCGAGATGTGGCAGGACGCCGCGCGCGACAACGTCGCGGGCGTCGCCCCGTTCAGCGACCGCACCGACGCGTTGCTCGGCGCCATCGGGCGCGAGGTCATCATCCAGACCTGGGAGGTCGTCGAGCGCGACCTCTACCGCACCATCGGCTCCACCGCGTCGAAGAAGGGCGAGCGCTTCGAGCTCATCTTCCGCGACATGGCTCAAGCTGCCGGTCACCGCAACCCGCAGCTGCGCGACGCGACGTTCCAGATGATCGCGCGCCAGACGCTCGCCGCCGCGGCCGACGCATGA
- a CDS encoding alpha/beta fold hydrolase yields MSAETATGTATTVTDAPAAAGVFVTPAALPTEFERYPLRTTRRGHFWVAGERVPGERGTVQRAPLFVEWEAPEEITRPYPLVLVHGGGGQITDWRGTPDGRPGWADKFVDAGYLVYLVDRPAHGRSWAHPDVVGAPGAQFSYEMAMGLFDTDIPGHDQSLWSGGIGDPGLDQLTAGMGFLLADLAESHRMDQDRISRLLDRIGPAVLVTHSAGGPTGWLVADARPELVKAHVAIEPMGPPFHEFGPGARLDWGLAAAPLRYEPEVTDPAELEASPGSHRLPALDGLPVVVVVGETSPFTAWAPLMVEYVNAAGGSAEFLNLGDAGVHGNGHAMMLEKNSDAAVVPILDWIARIR; encoded by the coding sequence ATGAGCGCCGAGACGGCGACCGGCACGGCGACCACGGTGACGGATGCTCCTGCCGCGGCAGGCGTATTCGTCACCCCCGCCGCGCTGCCCACCGAGTTCGAGCGCTACCCGCTGCGCACCACGCGTCGCGGCCACTTCTGGGTGGCGGGCGAGCGGGTGCCCGGCGAGCGCGGCACCGTGCAGCGCGCCCCGCTGTTCGTGGAGTGGGAGGCGCCCGAGGAGATCACGCGCCCCTACCCGCTGGTGCTGGTGCACGGCGGCGGCGGGCAGATCACCGACTGGCGCGGCACCCCCGACGGGCGGCCCGGCTGGGCCGACAAGTTCGTCGACGCCGGCTACCTGGTGTATCTCGTCGACCGGCCGGCGCACGGGCGTTCGTGGGCGCATCCGGATGTGGTGGGTGCTCCCGGTGCCCAGTTCAGCTACGAGATGGCGATGGGCCTGTTCGACACCGACATCCCGGGTCACGACCAGTCGCTGTGGAGCGGCGGCATCGGCGACCCCGGTCTCGACCAGCTCACGGCGGGCATGGGGTTCCTGCTCGCCGACCTCGCCGAGTCGCACCGCATGGACCAGGACCGCATCAGCCGTCTGCTCGACCGCATCGGCCCGGCCGTGCTGGTCACGCACTCGGCTGGCGGCCCGACCGGCTGGCTCGTCGCGGATGCGCGGCCCGAGCTGGTGAAGGCCCACGTGGCGATCGAGCCGATGGGCCCGCCGTTCCACGAGTTCGGCCCCGGCGCTCGCCTCGACTGGGGGCTCGCCGCGGCCCCGCTGCGCTACGAGCCCGAGGTCACCGACCCGGCCGAGCTCGAGGCGTCGCCCGGCTCGCACCGGCTGCCCGCCCTCGACGGGCTGCCCGTGGTGGTGGTGGTGGGGGAGACTTCGCCGTTCACCGCGTGGGCTCCGCTCATGGTGGAGTACGTGAACGCCGCGGGCGGCTCGGCCGAGTTCCTCAACCTCGGCGACGCCGGCGTGCACGGCAACGGCCACGCGATGATGCTCGAGAAGAACTCCGACGCTGCGGTCGTGCCGATCCTCGACTGGATCGCGCGCATCCGGTAA
- a CDS encoding MarR family transcriptional regulator, translated as MTGTPPRSELLGELGQRVIDSFRYLQREVTVPHAGLIHITRSEADIMRIIMEEPGITVTEIARAFGQHKSNTSARIAALVEKGLAEKASAAGDGREVRVHPTDEAVQNLAGYRRVWAEHLAPLSTADDERLAIAVDVLSEIAEALAAESRAQ; from the coding sequence ATGACCGGCACACCGCCCCGTTCGGAGCTCCTCGGTGAGCTCGGCCAGCGCGTCATCGACTCGTTCCGCTACCTGCAGCGCGAAGTCACCGTGCCGCACGCGGGACTCATCCACATCACGCGCTCCGAGGCCGACATCATGCGCATCATCATGGAGGAGCCGGGCATCACGGTGACCGAGATCGCCCGCGCCTTCGGTCAGCACAAGAGCAACACGAGCGCGCGCATCGCCGCCCTGGTCGAGAAGGGCCTCGCCGAGAAGGCCTCGGCGGCGGGCGACGGCCGCGAGGTGCGGGTGCACCCCACCGACGAGGCGGTGCAGAACCTCGCCGGGTACCGCCGGGTGTGGGCCGAGCATCTCGCCCCGCTCTCCACCGCCGACGACGAGCGCCTCGCCATCGCGGTCGACGTGCTCTCCGAGATCGCCGAGGCCCTCGCCGCGGAGTCGCGCGCCCAGTAG
- a CDS encoding cell wall-binding repeat-containing protein, with the protein MAGAGAWVVASALAVTLAVPAAAASGPTAAAPMAAVPGAAVPGAAVPGAAAPAAAEVPEPTVGRISGADRYATAVEISRAAYPDGAEVAYVVTGESAPDALSAGPAAAVAGGPLLLTRSGSLPAEVADELDRLDVQRIVAVGGPASVSDGVLASLRDITAEVSRVVGPDRYATSRAVAASPVFAGGSSVAYLATGRDFPDALSAGAAAGSREAPVVLLDGLAPAVDEATRDVLTSLGAERLLVAGGPASVSPAVEESLGALAPVARLGGADRYEASAAINAEAFESSESAFLVTGAGYPDALAGSAWAGHLAAPLYAVHGDCVPRATLTALGEQGVTRVTLIGGVATLGEGVAALTPCEPAPQTAPVRVPVSCAAVLDQATAERLVGGTVEQKDGPRSVVNPLNFADDRAGALTCRWEGAASPTTSFPAAATLTIVPEVSSDDYDATANGEFFGGSPVIPGFSELSREYCRVGNTSSPTCGMVETVGGYGVRLIVTPVAAAVSDEALAATRAAFRVAVDAVAGAGAPGPLWQPEGATLAGATECDGLITESRLGEIIGDPGVREFRTFEWEYSLASFRSNAQVGGFGCSWTTGTDQYSATVLPGGAGYFPRSTPIGGGTWHPVSGYPGEAYLSDSGEQVSVLVDNAWFSVRTPSGDTASLPAFTAEVIATVRAAG; encoded by the coding sequence GTGGCGGGAGCCGGGGCGTGGGTGGTGGCGAGTGCGCTGGCGGTGACGCTGGCCGTGCCGGCGGCGGCAGCGTCTGGGCCGACGGCAGCAGCGCCGATGGCAGCAGTGCCGGGGGCAGCGGTGCCGGGGGCAGCGGTGCCGGGGGCGGCTGCGCCGGCGGCTGCCGAGGTGCCCGAGCCGACCGTCGGCCGGATCTCGGGAGCCGACCGCTACGCCACTGCCGTCGAGATCTCCCGCGCCGCCTACCCTGACGGCGCCGAGGTCGCCTACGTCGTCACCGGGGAATCGGCGCCCGACGCACTGTCGGCCGGTCCGGCCGCCGCAGTCGCCGGCGGCCCGCTGCTGCTCACCCGTTCGGGCTCGCTGCCGGCCGAGGTCGCCGACGAGCTCGACCGCCTCGACGTGCAGCGTATCGTCGCGGTGGGCGGGCCCGCGTCGGTCTCCGACGGCGTGCTCGCGTCGCTGCGCGACATCACCGCTGAGGTCAGCCGGGTCGTCGGCCCCGATCGCTACGCCACCTCGCGCGCGGTCGCGGCATCGCCGGTGTTCGCCGGCGGATCGTCGGTCGCCTATCTCGCCACCGGCCGTGACTTCCCCGACGCGTTGAGCGCGGGTGCAGCGGCGGGGTCGCGCGAGGCGCCGGTCGTGCTGCTCGACGGCCTGGCCCCCGCCGTCGATGAGGCGACGCGCGACGTGCTCACCAGCCTCGGGGCTGAACGTCTTCTCGTGGCGGGTGGGCCCGCATCCGTCTCCCCCGCCGTGGAGGAGTCGCTCGGCGCCCTCGCGCCCGTTGCCCGACTCGGCGGCGCCGACCGCTACGAGGCATCGGCGGCGATCAACGCCGAGGCGTTCGAGAGCAGCGAGAGCGCGTTCCTCGTCACGGGCGCCGGCTACCCGGATGCTCTGGCCGGCTCCGCCTGGGCCGGTCACCTCGCCGCACCCCTCTACGCCGTGCACGGCGACTGCGTGCCGCGTGCGACGCTGACCGCGCTGGGCGAGCAGGGTGTGACCCGGGTGACACTGATCGGCGGAGTCGCGACCCTCGGCGAGGGTGTCGCGGCGCTCACCCCGTGCGAGCCCGCACCTCAGACCGCACCCGTGCGCGTGCCCGTGTCGTGCGCCGCGGTGCTCGACCAGGCCACGGCAGAGCGTCTCGTGGGTGGCACGGTGGAACAGAAGGACGGTCCACGCTCCGTCGTCAACCCGCTGAACTTCGCCGACGACCGCGCCGGTGCGCTGACCTGCCGGTGGGAGGGTGCGGCGTCGCCGACGACGTCGTTCCCGGCAGCGGCGACGCTGACGATCGTCCCTGAGGTATCGAGCGACGACTACGACGCGACGGCGAATGGGGAATTCTTCGGCGGGTCACCCGTGATACCCGGCTTCAGCGAACTGTCCCGCGAGTACTGCCGGGTGGGGAACACCAGCTCACCCACCTGCGGAATGGTCGAGACCGTCGGAGGCTACGGCGTGCGTCTCATCGTCACACCCGTCGCGGCGGCGGTGAGCGACGAGGCCCTAGCCGCCACCCGAGCTGCCTTCAGGGTCGCGGTCGATGCTGTCGCGGGCGCGGGCGCACCGGGGCCGCTGTGGCAGCCCGAGGGTGCCACGCTGGCGGGTGCCACCGAGTGCGACGGGCTCATCACCGAGAGCCGACTCGGCGAGATCATCGGCGACCCCGGCGTGCGAGAGTTCCGCACCTTTGAGTGGGAGTACTCCCTCGCCTCCTTCCGCAGCAACGCCCAGGTCGGCGGCTTCGGCTGCTCCTGGACGACCGGCACCGACCAGTACTCCGCCACGGTGCTCCCCGGCGGCGCGGGCTACTTCCCCCGGTCCACGCCCATCGGCGGCGGCACCTGGCACCCCGTCTCGGGCTACCCGGGCGAGGCGTACCTCTCCGACTCGGGCGAGCAGGTGAGCGTGCTCGTCGACAACGCCTGGTTCTCCGTGCGCACCCCCTCCGGCGACACCGCATCCCTCCCCGCCTTCACCGCCGAGGTCATCGCCACCGTCCGCGCCGCCGGCTGA
- a CDS encoding zinc-binding dehydrogenase, protein MNTLAARAAVLTEFESPFFVGQIELREPGPGQLVVRTTEAPFCSTDWMGWRGMRRKTPPVVLGHTAVGVVEHLGPGVEGLTPGTRVLVAGTPQCGSCFYCGIGRPDQCSVLLDGSDPVVASLDSGGGRLDVRAAGRVGAYADRMLVERIQVHPLPDELPDSLACLLGCGVSTALGAVFTIADVQPRQSVAVLGLGHLGLWAVQGARLAGAGRIVAIDGHPGRRAIAESLGATDLVDAHRGDPVAAVQALTEGRGADVVIEAAGPALASRQAVLMARRAGTVVLTGVAHSATEVELPQLQLTVHGKKVVGCQNGQITPSVDLPRWTGMLASGELDASPFVTRRYSLDEIDTVVRRSLALDDITGVLVP, encoded by the coding sequence GTGAACACACTCGCCGCCCGGGCCGCCGTGCTCACGGAGTTCGAGAGCCCGTTCTTCGTCGGGCAGATCGAGCTGCGGGAGCCCGGCCCCGGGCAGCTCGTCGTGCGCACCACCGAGGCGCCGTTCTGCTCCACCGACTGGATGGGGTGGCGCGGCATGCGCCGCAAGACCCCGCCCGTCGTGCTCGGGCACACGGCCGTCGGCGTGGTGGAGCACCTCGGGCCGGGGGTCGAGGGGCTCACGCCGGGCACCCGCGTGCTCGTCGCCGGCACACCGCAGTGCGGCTCGTGCTTCTACTGCGGCATCGGGCGGCCCGACCAGTGCTCGGTGCTGCTCGACGGCAGCGACCCCGTCGTGGCGAGCCTCGACTCGGGCGGCGGGCGACTCGACGTGCGGGCGGCCGGCCGAGTGGGGGCGTACGCCGACCGGATGCTCGTGGAGCGCATCCAGGTGCATCCGCTTCCCGACGAGCTCCCCGACTCCCTCGCCTGCCTGCTCGGCTGCGGGGTGTCGACCGCGCTCGGCGCCGTGTTCACGATCGCCGACGTGCAGCCCCGGCAGTCCGTCGCGGTGCTCGGGCTCGGGCATCTCGGGCTGTGGGCGGTGCAGGGCGCCCGGCTCGCCGGTGCGGGTCGCATCGTCGCGATCGACGGGCACCCGGGGCGGCGCGCGATCGCCGAGTCCCTCGGCGCCACCGACCTCGTCGACGCGCACCGGGGTGACCCGGTGGCGGCGGTGCAGGCGCTCACCGAGGGCCGGGGAGCCGACGTGGTGATCGAGGCGGCGGGCCCGGCGCTCGCCAGCCGCCAGGCCGTGCTCATGGCGCGGCGGGCGGGCACGGTGGTGCTCACCGGGGTGGCGCACTCGGCGACCGAGGTCGAGCTGCCCCAGCTGCAGCTCACGGTGCACGGCAAGAAGGTGGTCGGCTGCCAGAACGGGCAGATCACGCCCTCCGTCGATCTCCCGCGCTGGACGGGGATGCTCGCCTCCGGCGAGCTCGACGCCTCCCCCTTCGTCACCCGCCGTTACTCCCTCGACGAGATCGACACCGTGGTGCGGCGCTCGCTCGCGCTCGACGACATCACGGGAGTGCTTGTGCCGTGA